AACAGCTTCCATCACTTTTTGAACAAGCTCATCTACGCCACTCATAATGATTTACTCTTCTTAATAATTTGAGCGCGGGTGCCTTTACTCCAACCACAAGCATTCGCTTCATCATAATCAATGTGCATAACTGTCGCAAATTTTGAACTAACACGAATAACAACATCATCAAAAATCAGTGGTCTACCAGCGTTAATTTTAACTTGAACAATTTCTCCTTGTTGAAGATTCGCTTTAACTGCATCTTCAACTGTCATATGAATGTGTCTTTTCGCTACAATTAAACCTTCCGATAGTTGGACAGATTTAGAGCCATTCATCACTAAAATTCCTGGTGTTCCAGCGATATCTCCACTTTCACGAACAGGGACTTTTACACCAATCGCTAAAGCATCCGTTGCTGAAATTTCAGCTTGCGCTTGATTTCTTTCTGGTCCTAAAACGATCACATTATGCAATACGCCTTTAGGCCCAATCAATGTTACACGTTCTTTACTAGCAAATTGGCCCGGTTGAGACAAATACTTAGCTACTTTCAATTCATAGCCTTGGCCAAACAGAGCATCTATCGTTGCTCGATCTAAATGAATATGGCGTCCACTCGCTTCAACTTCGACTCCATTTTGATTTTCCACACGTTTTACAACTTCATCAATTAGGCGGTTTAAATCTTCCTGATTCATACTCAGCCTCCTATCTTTTCTTGTATTTTCCTTTGTTGACATTATCCATTAATTTCCAACAAAAACGAGCTAACTTAGTTAGTACTTCTAATAACTCAACTTCTTTGATTGTTCCATCAGCCTCTTTTAAGCTTTCATAAGCCATTAAACTGGTTTGTTCAATCATCAATCTCAATTGGTTTAAAGCAATAACTAAAGCACCCATTTGATAATCAATCGAAAATGTAACGACTTCTGTTTCGCTTGGATAAGCTAGCTTACTTGGTAAACGACTTTCCTGCATAAATTGACTGCACCTAGCAATTAATTCTAGCTCTTCTATTAGATCAGAAAAACCTGCTTCACTTGCTAGCAGTTGGACCTTTAAAACTTCGCCATGCAACATGTCCAGTTGTCCACGCAATTTAATTTCAGGATGATCATTTGGTACAATTATATTTCCTTTTAAAACACTCATATGAACAGGTTTTTCAACGAATTGGCCACCATCTAATGTTTTATATAAAAAAGGATTTTGGACAATTTTTACTTCTTGATTTCCAGTTAATTCGGCTTTATTTTTTTGATTATCTTCCCGGTTAGTCTCACAGCTAGGAATTTCTTGTAGCTTAATTTGATGATCCGACAAAAAACTGCGTGCAGAAGGAGTAATAATCGTGCCCTTTTCAACTTCAACCACTTTAGTTTCTTGTATTTCAGTTGTTTTAATCAACCTTCTAACAGTTTCTTCTGTTAAAATAGCCATCTACTCACTTCTCCTATCCCGCTAGTTCCTCTTACTCGAACTATTTGAGAATTAAAGGAGCACCTTGCAATAAGAGTGCTCCTTTTTTTCTAAGATTCCCCTAAAAAGTATCTTCAGGTTTTATAATGATCTTATAAAGCGCCCTTTGGTAAAATTGCATCTACCTCTGAGTGTGGACGTGGAATAACGTGTACTGATAATAATTGTCCAACACGTTCTGCCGCTGCAGCCCCTGCATCAGTTGCTGCTTTTACAGCTCCAACATCGCCACGAACCATAACTGTTACTAATCCGCCACCGACTTGTTCTTTACCAATTAATGTT
This Carnobacterium maltaromaticum DSM 20342 DNA region includes the following protein-coding sequences:
- the eutD gene encoding ethanolamine utilization phosphate acetyltransferase EutD, with protein sequence MNQEDLNRLIDEVVKRVENQNGVEVEASGRHIHLDRATIDALFGQGYELKVAKYLSQPGQFASKERVTLIGPKGVLHNVIVLGPERNQAQAEISATDALAIGVKVPVRESGDIAGTPGILVMNGSKSVQLSEGLIVAKRHIHMTVEDAVKANLQQGEIVQVKINAGRPLIFDDVVIRVSSKFATVMHIDYDEANACGWSKGTRAQIIKKSKSL
- a CDS encoding eutT protein, whose translation is MAILTEETVRRLIKTTEIQETKVVEVEKGTIITPSARSFLSDHQIKLQEIPSCETNREDNQKNKAELTGNQEVKIVQNPFLYKTLDGGQFVEKPVHMSVLKGNIIVPNDHPEIKLRGQLDMLHGEVLKVQLLASEAGFSDLIEELELIARCSQFMQESRLPSKLAYPSETEVVTFSIDYQMGALVIALNQLRLMIEQTSLMAYESLKEADGTIKEVELLEVLTKLARFCWKLMDNVNKGKYKKR
- a CDS encoding BMC domain-containing protein encodes the protein MANANALGMIETKGLVAAVEAADAMVKAANVTLIGKEQVGGGLVTVMVRGDVGAVKAATDAGAAAAERVGQLLSVHVIPRPHSEVDAILPKGAL